A genomic segment from Lutibacter sp. A80 encodes:
- a CDS encoding hemolysin III family protein: protein MDLNNITYYSPKEEKLNVISHAFGLVLSIVALVLLVVFASLEGSVWHIVSFSIYGASLIVLYAASTFYHNSKKPKLRYRLNIFDHASIYVLIAGTYTPFTLVVLDGWVGWTIFGVSWGLAITGVILKLFYIGKYDKISTIAYVLMGWLIVFAIKPLIQNLPIEGLMWLLGGGISYTVGAILYSIRRIKYNHFIFHIFVLLGSFCHFITVFFYVLPIKK, encoded by the coding sequence ATGGATCTAAATAACATAACATATTACAGCCCAAAGGAAGAAAAATTAAATGTAATTTCTCACGCATTTGGTTTGGTTTTAAGTATAGTTGCGTTGGTATTACTGGTGGTTTTTGCAAGTTTAGAGGGTTCTGTTTGGCATATTGTTAGTTTTAGTATTTATGGAGCAAGCTTAATTGTACTATATGCCGCATCAACTTTTTATCATAATTCTAAAAAGCCAAAATTACGTTATCGCTTAAATATTTTCGATCACGCATCAATCTATGTTTTAATTGCGGGTACTTATACACCTTTTACCTTGGTAGTTTTAGATGGTTGGGTTGGTTGGACAATCTTTGGAGTTTCTTGGGGGTTGGCAATTACAGGTGTTATTTTAAAACTTTTTTATATTGGTAAATACGATAAAATTTCAACTATAGCTTATGTTTTAATGGGGTGGCTTATTGTTTTTGCAATAAAACCATTAATTCAAAATTTACCAATTGAAGGATTAATGTGGTTGCTAGGAGGTGGAATTTCATATACAGTTGGTGCTATTCTATACAGTATAAGGCGCATTAAATACAACCATTTTATATTTCATATTTTTGTTTTGTTAGGTAGTTTTTGCCATTTTATAACAGTATTTTTTTATGTATTACCAATAAAAAAATAA
- a CDS encoding 1-acyl-sn-glycerol-3-phosphate acyltransferase: MKIFKYIFYIFWRCWFYGWVLFSIIAIFPVLLVVTSSEKFYPTFFRIAQAWGRTLLFVMGFKIELQKEEIQDDTKSYMLCPNHTSMIDVMVMLALAKNPFVFVGKKELTKIPIFGYFYKRTCIIVDRSNSRSRKAVFDEARKKLCNGLDVCIFPEGLVPDDESVVLSDFKNGAFRLAIEHQIPIVPITMYDCKKRFSYTFFSGSPGKLRVKIHHFIKTEGLTVKESAIVKNKTFDLIYNELISDVKKQLKNT, translated from the coding sequence ATGAAGATATTTAAATACATATTTTATATTTTTTGGCGTTGTTGGTTTTATGGCTGGGTATTATTTAGCATAATTGCTATTTTTCCAGTACTTCTTGTAGTTACTTCTTCAGAGAAATTTTATCCAACTTTTTTTAGAATTGCCCAAGCTTGGGGTAGAACCTTGCTTTTTGTTATGGGTTTTAAAATTGAGTTACAAAAAGAAGAAATACAAGACGATACAAAAAGTTATATGTTATGTCCAAACCATACTTCAATGATTGACGTTATGGTAATGTTGGCTTTAGCAAAAAATCCCTTTGTTTTTGTTGGTAAAAAAGAGCTTACCAAAATTCCAATTTTTGGTTATTTTTATAAACGAACCTGTATAATTGTTGATAGAAGTAATTCTAGAAGCAGAAAGGCGGTGTTTGATGAAGCTAGAAAAAAATTATGTAACGGTTTAGATGTATGTATTTTTCCTGAAGGGTTGGTGCCTGATGATGAAAGTGTAGTGTTGTCAGATTTTAAAAACGGTGCTTTTCGTTTAGCTATTGAACATCAAATACCAATTGTTCCAATTACCATGTACGATTGTAAAAAACGATTCTCATACACGTTTTTTAGTGGAAGCCCAGGTAAATTACGTGTAAAAATCCATCATTTTATTAAAACAGAAGGTCTTACTGTAAAAGAAAGTGCTATTGTAAAAAATAAAACGTTCGATTTAATTTATAACGAACTAATTTCTGATGTAAAAAAGCAACTAAAAAATACTTAA
- a CDS encoding GlsB/YeaQ/YmgE family stress response membrane protein, with protein sequence MNFLYFLIIGAIAGWLAGKIMKGGGFGLFINIILGIIGGIVGGWVFGLLGIDFGGGILPSIGTSVVGAVIVLYIAGLFKK encoded by the coding sequence ATGAATTTTTTATATTTTTTAATTATTGGTGCAATAGCTGGATGGTTAGCAGGTAAAATTATGAAAGGCGGTGGATTTGGATTATTTATAAACATTATTTTAGGAATTATCGGAGGAATTGTTGGCGGTTGGGTTTTTGGACTTTTAGGAATTGACTTTGGAGGAGGAATTCTCCCTTCAATTGGTACTTCCGTTGTTGGTGCAGTTATAGTACTATATATTGCTGGCTTATTTAAAAAATAA
- the trpS gene encoding tryptophan--tRNA ligase: protein MSRILTGVQSTGTPHLGNLLGAIIPAIKMANNSKEESFLFIADMHSLTQIKNGEELRNNTYNVAATWLAFGLDVEKNVFYRQSDIPETTELSWYLSCFFPYQRLTLAHSFKDKAGRLDDVNAGLFEYPMLMAADILLYDAEIVPVGKDQLQHLEITRDVANRFNHQMGDTLIPPEAKIQEGSMWVPGTDGGKMSKSNGNIINLFLPDKQLRKQIMKIKTDSTPLEEPKNPDTCNLFALYKLLASPEEIAEMRANYEGGNYGYGHAKQAFYELLINKFSEERARYNYYMENLDEVDKALAIGAKKAKVVAAEVLKRVRTKIGY, encoded by the coding sequence ATGTCAAGAATTTTAACAGGAGTTCAAAGTACAGGAACTCCACACTTAGGAAACTTATTAGGTGCAATTATTCCAGCAATTAAAATGGCAAATAATTCTAAAGAAGAATCTTTTTTGTTTATTGCAGATATGCATTCACTTACCCAAATAAAAAACGGGGAAGAATTACGTAATAACACTTATAATGTTGCAGCAACTTGGCTTGCTTTTGGACTAGATGTTGAAAAAAATGTTTTTTATAGACAAAGTGACATTCCTGAAACAACAGAACTTTCTTGGTATTTAAGTTGTTTTTTTCCGTACCAACGGTTAACTCTAGCACACAGTTTTAAAGACAAAGCAGGAAGGTTAGATGATGTAAATGCAGGTTTATTTGAATACCCAATGCTAATGGCTGCAGATATTTTATTATACGATGCTGAAATTGTACCTGTTGGAAAAGATCAGTTACAACATTTAGAAATTACTAGAGATGTAGCAAACAGATTTAACCATCAAATGGGAGACACTTTAATTCCGCCAGAAGCTAAAATCCAAGAAGGATCTATGTGGGTACCAGGAACTGACGGTGGGAAAATGAGCAAATCTAACGGAAATATTATCAATTTATTTTTACCAGATAAACAACTTCGTAAACAAATTATGAAGATTAAAACAGATTCTACACCTTTAGAAGAACCTAAAAATCCAGATACGTGTAATTTATTTGCATTGTATAAATTATTAGCTTCTCCCGAAGAAATTGCTGAAATGAGAGCTAATTATGAAGGTGGAAATTATGGTTACGGACACGCAAAACAAGCTTTTTATGAATTATTAATCAATAAGTTTTCTGAAGAAAGAGCGCGTTACAACTACTATATGGAAAATTTAGATGAAGTTGACAAAGCTTTAGCTATTGGAGCAAAAAAAGCTAAAGTTGTTGCTGCTGAAGTTTTAAAAAGAGTACGCACAAAAATCGGGTATTAA
- a CDS encoding DUF418 domain-containing protein, producing MQQLNTKQRLLNVDAVRGFALVSIMLLHNLEHFDFFFKPKNLPNWMIQLDQTIWDSTFFLFAGKSYAMFAFLFGVTFFIQMNNQAKRGNDFRLRFAWRLLLLFMFGMVNSAFYEGDILTLYAFVGLFLIPFAKLKSKVVLIVAFLLFLQPFEIGKLIYYLQNPGIEVGDPQSWAYFGKLNEYIPESSLIETIKGNLTNGKKAVWLWSWENGRFFHLLCLFILGMVASKKNLFVLTNKNKRFWLKVFIVSIILFIPLFYIQKNLIGSIDDKAIRVTVKAIEKSWTNFAFTFVLMSGFLLLYFSKFWQKILNIFSPMGKMSLSNYIFQTIIGTTLYYGFGFGLYKYTGATYSLLIGIVCSIILITFSSWWMKNHKRGPLEQIWHNLTWLNSKK from the coding sequence ATGCAGCAATTAAACACCAAACAACGTCTTTTAAATGTAGATGCTGTAAGGGGTTTTGCCCTGGTATCTATTATGTTACTTCATAACTTAGAGCATTTTGATTTCTTTTTTAAACCAAAAAACTTACCAAATTGGATGATTCAATTGGATCAAACAATTTGGGACAGTACTTTTTTCTTATTTGCTGGTAAATCTTATGCAATGTTTGCCTTTTTATTTGGGGTTACTTTCTTTATTCAAATGAATAACCAAGCCAAAAGAGGAAATGACTTTAGACTGCGATTTGCCTGGAGATTATTGCTTCTTTTTATGTTTGGAATGGTAAACTCAGCATTTTATGAAGGTGATATTTTAACACTTTATGCTTTTGTTGGTTTATTTTTAATTCCGTTTGCTAAACTAAAATCAAAAGTAGTTTTAATAGTAGCATTTCTTTTATTTCTTCAACCTTTTGAAATTGGAAAGCTTATTTACTATTTGCAAAATCCTGGAATTGAGGTTGGAGATCCACAATCTTGGGCATATTTTGGAAAACTAAATGAATATATACCTGAAAGTTCACTAATAGAAACTATTAAAGGGAACCTTACCAACGGTAAAAAAGCTGTTTGGTTATGGAGTTGGGAAAATGGACGATTTTTTCATTTACTTTGTTTATTTATTCTTGGAATGGTAGCTTCAAAAAAGAATTTATTTGTCCTTACAAACAAAAATAAGCGATTTTGGTTGAAGGTTTTTATCGTCTCTATAATACTATTTATTCCATTGTTTTACATTCAAAAAAACCTAATTGGTTCTATTGATGATAAAGCCATAAGAGTAACTGTTAAAGCAATTGAAAAATCATGGACTAACTTTGCTTTTACGTTTGTATTAATGTCTGGATTTTTATTACTTTATTTTTCTAAATTTTGGCAAAAAATATTGAATATTTTCTCTCCAATGGGAAAAATGAGTTTATCTAATTATATTTTTCAAACAATAATTGGTACTACTCTTTACTATGGATTTGGTTTTGGCTTGTACAAATACACCGGTGCAACTTATAGCTTATTAATTGGAATTGTATGTTCTATTATTTTAATAACATTTAGTTCCTGGTGGATGAAAAATCACAAACGTGGTCCTTTAGAACAAATTTGGCATAACTTAACCTGGTTAAATTCTAAAAAATAA
- a CDS encoding GNAT family N-acetyltransferase codes for MRKATTIDKKLVSEILVSAFSPLKEKNSINLIVKQDKKRVERMQLLMEYLFERSIRFGEIYISDNNKACILLKFPHQEKTTFSTLLLDVKLAFKCIGFKRIFKVLKRQLIAAKYYPKEKHIRPVIMGIKKECDGSGTAARLMLEIKKHFKNNQLPVIIDAASEKNVKMYQKFGFKIQKKEDVLGFPMYFLRLN; via the coding sequence TTGAGAAAAGCAACTACCATAGATAAAAAATTAGTGTCTGAAATTTTAGTTTCTGCATTTTCACCTTTAAAAGAAAAAAATTCTATAAACCTTATAGTAAAACAAGACAAAAAAAGAGTTGAACGGATGCAACTATTAATGGAATACTTATTTGAAAGAAGTATTCGTTTTGGAGAAATTTATATTTCTGATAACAATAAAGCTTGTATTTTATTAAAATTTCCACATCAAGAAAAAACCACTTTTAGCACCCTTTTATTAGATGTTAAACTCGCATTTAAATGCATTGGCTTTAAACGTATTTTTAAAGTATTAAAAAGACAGTTAATTGCTGCTAAATACTATCCGAAAGAAAAACACATAAGACCCGTAATTATGGGTATTAAAAAAGAATGTGATGGTAGCGGTACTGCTGCCCGTTTAATGCTAGAAATTAAAAAGCACTTTAAAAACAACCAATTACCAGTAATAATCGATGCAGCTTCTGAAAAAAACGTTAAAATGTATCAGAAATTCGGGTTTAAAATTCAGAAGAAAGAAGACGTTTTAGGTTTTCCAATGTACTTTTTACGATTGAATTAG
- the tyrS gene encoding tyrosine--tRNA ligase yields MKMNFVEELKWRGMLHDIMPDTEEYLLNNKTRGYIGFDPTADSLHIGSLVPIIILMHFQKAGHYPIALVGGATGMVGDPSGKSDERNLLDEATLAKNVAGVQGQLARFLDFEGTIENKAELVNNYDWMKEISLIEFVRDVGKHITVNYMMAKDSVKKRFSPDSEAGMSFTEFTYQLFQGYDFYHLYKEKNCMLQMGGSDQWGNITTGTELIRRKAQGKAYALTCKLITKADGTKFGKTAGGNVWLDANRTSPYKYYQYWLNSSDEDAENYIKIFTFLDKETIEALIEEHKQAPHLRILQKKIGEEVTVMTHGREAFENAVKASNILFGKSTTSDLKNLDEQTFLDVFEGVQQAEVSRSVVENGLDIVAAFAENGFLKSNGEVRRALKENSISVNKEKVKDGYVITPSDLITDKFVLLQRGKKTYFLLKVVE; encoded by the coding sequence TTGAAAATGAATTTTGTTGAAGAACTTAAATGGAGAGGCATGTTACACGATATTATGCCTGATACAGAAGAATATTTATTAAATAACAAAACTAGAGGTTATATTGGTTTTGATCCTACTGCAGACTCGTTGCATATTGGAAGTTTAGTGCCTATTATTATATTAATGCATTTTCAAAAAGCAGGTCATTATCCAATAGCATTGGTTGGTGGTGCCACTGGAATGGTTGGAGATCCTTCGGGAAAATCTGATGAACGTAACTTGTTAGATGAAGCTACTTTAGCTAAAAATGTTGCTGGAGTACAAGGACAATTAGCGCGTTTTTTAGATTTTGAAGGTACAATTGAAAATAAAGCAGAATTGGTTAATAATTACGATTGGATGAAAGAAATTTCATTAATCGAATTTGTACGTGATGTTGGTAAACATATTACTGTAAACTATATGATGGCTAAAGATTCTGTGAAAAAACGTTTCTCTCCAGATTCTGAAGCAGGAATGAGCTTTACAGAGTTTACATACCAATTATTTCAAGGCTACGATTTTTACCATTTGTACAAAGAAAAAAATTGTATGCTTCAAATGGGAGGTTCAGATCAATGGGGAAATATTACTACCGGAACTGAGCTAATTAGAAGAAAAGCACAAGGGAAAGCTTACGCACTTACGTGTAAGTTAATTACTAAAGCAGATGGTACAAAATTTGGTAAAACTGCTGGTGGAAATGTGTGGTTAGATGCCAACAGAACTTCACCTTACAAATATTACCAATATTGGTTAAATTCTTCAGATGAAGATGCAGAAAACTATATTAAAATATTTACTTTTTTAGATAAAGAAACTATTGAAGCTTTAATTGAAGAACATAAACAAGCACCGCATTTACGTATTTTACAAAAGAAAATTGGAGAAGAGGTAACTGTAATGACCCACGGAAGAGAAGCTTTTGAAAATGCTGTTAAAGCTTCAAATATATTGTTTGGAAAATCTACTACTTCAGATTTAAAGAATCTAGATGAGCAAACATTTTTAGATGTATTTGAAGGTGTTCAACAAGCAGAAGTTTCACGTTCTGTAGTTGAAAATGGATTGGATATTGTTGCTGCTTTTGCCGAAAACGGATTTTTAAAATCTAACGGAGAAGTACGTAGAGCTTTAAAAGAAAACTCTATTTCTGTAAATAAAGAAAAAGTAAAAGACGGGTATGTAATTACACCTTCAGACTTAATTACAGATAAATTTGTATTGTTACAACGCGGTAAAAAAACGTATTTTTTATTAAAAGTAGTTGAATAA
- a CDS encoding CPBP family intramembrane glutamic endopeptidase has protein sequence MTVVKAILLTLLFIFVFSLTQLGFGFLFFETDLIPQYLQTHFGITIIISFVISYLLLFKFFWKTTLNIKNTLSFKNYNFKIVIYLIVLVLGFQLLNKPLWDLERIWNYFMYSENATDYNAFNGFNLIYLYRLLAILIVSPVFEELFFRKFLLQKLVEKNNEKVAIIVSSLCFAIIHIETPLNLFPTFIFGIISSLIFIKTKKVGYVILLHFLYNLFDQMLYVSNVNYDNWLLSLNFNLSYWVLFLAGIVITYFGTKKILAVPQ, from the coding sequence ATGACAGTTGTTAAAGCCATTTTACTTACGTTACTCTTTATTTTTGTATTTAGTTTAACCCAACTAGGCTTTGGTTTTTTGTTTTTTGAAACTGATTTAATACCTCAATATTTACAAACACACTTTGGAATAACTATAATAATATCATTTGTAATTTCTTATCTGCTACTGTTTAAGTTTTTTTGGAAAACAACTCTAAATATTAAGAATACGTTGAGTTTTAAAAATTACAATTTTAAAATTGTAATTTATTTAATTGTACTTGTTTTAGGCTTTCAATTATTAAACAAACCACTATGGGATTTAGAGCGAATTTGGAATTATTTTATGTATTCAGAAAATGCTACTGATTACAATGCTTTCAATGGATTTAACCTAATTTATTTGTACCGATTATTAGCAATCTTAATTGTTTCACCTGTTTTTGAAGAACTATTTTTTAGAAAATTTTTACTGCAAAAATTAGTAGAAAAAAATAATGAAAAAGTTGCTATAATAGTTTCAAGTTTATGTTTTGCTATTATTCACATTGAAACTCCACTTAATTTATTTCCAACCTTTATTTTTGGAATAATAAGTAGTTTAATTTTTATAAAAACAAAAAAAGTAGGGTATGTTATCTTACTTCATTTTTTGTATAATTTATTTGATCAAATGCTATATGTTTCAAATGTTAATTATGATAATTGGTTACTAAGCCTAAATTTTAATCTTTCTTATTGGGTATTATTTTTAGCTGGAATTGTAATAACCTATTTTGGAACAAAAAAAATACTAGCAGTACCACAATAA
- a CDS encoding potassium/proton antiporter, whose amino-acid sequence MDLTIENILLVGSLLLLVSIFAGKTSYKFGVPTLLLFLAIGMLAGSDGIAGIHFNDPKLAQFIGIVSLNFILFSGGLDTNWTAVKPILWEGIALSTLGVLLTAVSLGTFVWFITDFTIYESLLLGSIVSSTDAAAVFSILRSKSLALKTNLRPTLELESGSNDPMAYVLTIAFLTLVVNQDQSFLSIIPMFLQQMVLGGILGIAFGVLSKYTINKIKLDFEGLYPVLVITLMFITFSATDFVGGNGFLSIYICAVYLGNQDLIHKKTILKMFDGLAWLMQIVLFLTLGLLVFPSEIIPYMGIGLLISVFLIVIARPIGVFLSLIFFKMKLRRRFYISWVGLRGAVPIVFATYPLLAGIDKANMIFNIVFFISVTSILIQGTTLSVIAKWLHVGLPEKAKKLNATDLLLEENPKAEMKELLITSDCYAVDKKIVELGFPKNAIIAMIKRDDSYIIPNGLTIIEEQDTLIVLADRPQIFEEVYKTLKSQKI is encoded by the coding sequence ATGGATTTAACGATTGAAAATATATTATTAGTTGGCTCATTATTATTGCTTGTAAGTATTTTTGCAGGTAAAACCTCTTATAAATTTGGCGTTCCAACCTTATTGCTTTTTTTAGCTATTGGAATGTTGGCAGGCTCCGATGGTATTGCTGGAATCCATTTCAATGATCCAAAATTGGCGCAATTTATAGGTATTGTATCACTTAATTTTATTTTATTCTCTGGTGGGTTAGATACCAACTGGACAGCTGTTAAACCTATTCTTTGGGAAGGAATTGCATTATCAACATTAGGTGTTTTACTAACGGCAGTTTCTTTAGGTACTTTTGTTTGGTTTATTACAGATTTTACTATTTATGAAAGCTTGTTGTTAGGTTCTATAGTATCATCAACAGATGCCGCCGCCGTATTTTCTATTTTACGTTCCAAAAGTTTGGCCTTAAAAACAAATTTAAGACCTACTTTAGAGTTAGAAAGTGGTAGTAACGATCCAATGGCTTATGTATTAACTATTGCCTTTTTAACATTGGTAGTTAATCAAGATCAAAGTTTTTTATCTATAATTCCAATGTTTTTACAACAAATGGTTTTAGGTGGTATTTTAGGTATCGCTTTTGGGGTATTAAGCAAGTATACTATTAACAAAATTAAACTTGATTTTGAAGGACTTTACCCTGTTTTAGTTATTACGTTAATGTTTATTACATTTTCTGCAACTGATTTTGTTGGTGGTAACGGATTCCTTTCTATTTACATATGTGCTGTTTATTTAGGAAATCAAGATTTAATACATAAAAAAACCATTTTAAAAATGTTTGATGGTTTGGCTTGGTTAATGCAAATTGTTTTATTCCTTACATTAGGGCTACTTGTATTTCCTTCTGAAATTATTCCATATATGGGTATTGGATTACTTATTTCAGTATTTTTAATTGTAATTGCAAGACCAATTGGCGTATTTTTAAGTCTTATATTTTTTAAAATGAAGCTGAGAAGACGATTTTATATTTCTTGGGTAGGTTTACGTGGAGCTGTTCCAATTGTGTTTGCTACATACCCACTTTTAGCAGGAATTGATAAAGCAAATATGATTTTTAATATTGTATTTTTTATTTCGGTAACCTCTATTTTAATTCAAGGAACTACACTTTCTGTTATTGCAAAATGGTTGCATGTTGGATTACCAGAAAAAGCTAAAAAATTAAATGCAACCGATTTGTTGTTGGAAGAAAATCCAAAGGCCGAAATGAAAGAGCTTTTAATAACGTCCGATTGTTATGCTGTAGATAAAAAAATTGTAGAATTAGGCTTTCCTAAAAATGCCATAATTGCTATGATTAAAAGAGATGATAGTTATATTATTCCAAATGGTTTAACTATAATTGAAGAACAAGATACGCTTATTGTTTTAGCCGATAGACCTCAAATTTTTGAAGAAGTTTATAAAACACTTAAATCACAAAAAATATAG
- a CDS encoding NAD-dependent epimerase/dehydratase family protein, with protein sequence MILVTGGTGLVGSHLLYQLSLENNTIRAIYRKKSNLEAVKNVFSYFSTDFEKLFKKIEWVEADITDIVTLEKAFKNITEVYHSAALVSFNPKDYNKLRKVNIEGTANIVNLCIENNIKKLCFVSSIAAVGSSINSKLIDESNEWDIEKSNYGYAISKYGAEIEVWRASQEGIPVVIVNPGVILGAGFWNTGSGNLFSKIYTGFRFYSEGITGYVSVNDVVKAMVLLMKSGVKNERFILISENISYREIFNTIALKFNKKKPTIKVTKLMSEIGWRLEIIKSLLTNEPPLLTKHSSKSIHQKRFFSSEKIKKTVNFKFEPISKSIDHICKLFLKDI encoded by the coding sequence ATGATATTAGTTACAGGTGGAACAGGTTTAGTGGGCTCACATTTATTGTATCAACTTTCTTTAGAAAACAATACAATAAGAGCCATTTATAGAAAAAAAAGCAACTTAGAGGCTGTTAAAAATGTATTCAGCTATTTTTCTACAGATTTTGAAAAATTATTTAAAAAAATTGAATGGGTTGAAGCAGATATTACAGATATTGTTACACTGGAAAAAGCATTTAAAAATATAACCGAAGTCTATCATTCTGCTGCATTGGTTTCTTTTAACCCAAAAGATTATAACAAACTACGTAAAGTTAATATAGAAGGCACTGCTAATATTGTAAACTTATGTATTGAAAATAACATAAAAAAACTTTGTTTTGTTAGTTCTATTGCTGCTGTTGGAAGCTCTATAAATTCTAAACTTATTGATGAATCTAACGAATGGGATATTGAAAAAAGTAATTATGGATATGCCATTTCAAAATATGGTGCTGAAATCGAAGTTTGGCGTGCTTCACAAGAAGGAATTCCTGTGGTAATTGTAAATCCAGGTGTTATTCTAGGTGCTGGTTTTTGGAACACTGGTTCTGGTAATCTTTTCTCTAAAATTTATACCGGGTTTAGGTTTTATTCTGAAGGAATTACAGGTTATGTTTCAGTAAATGATGTTGTAAAGGCAATGGTATTATTAATGAAGAGTGGCGTAAAAAATGAGCGATTTATACTTATTTCTGAAAACATAAGTTATCGAGAAATTTTTAACACTATTGCTTTAAAATTCAACAAGAAAAAACCCACTATTAAAGTAACAAAACTTATGAGTGAAATTGGTTGGCGTTTAGAAATAATAAAGTCTTTATTAACAAACGAACCGCCACTTTTAACAAAACATTCTTCAAAATCTATTCATCAAAAGCGATTCTTTTCTTCTGAAAAAATTAAAAAAACAGTAAATTTTAAATTTGAACCTATTTCAAAAAGTATAGATCATATTTGTAAGTTATTTTTAAAAGATATTTAA
- a CDS encoding DUF4296 domain-containing protein encodes MNKFIYIFFISFLIYSCTSNTILKKPDDLIPEDKMVDLLTDLFLADNAKNTKNLQLERQVNYYPLVFEKYNIDSTQFKESNFYYTSRVDEYDVLLLKVNERLSALNKKFEELKRQEDSLVDVDKIMKNKVIDSINNIKKRTVKSIKEDIRER; translated from the coding sequence ATGAATAAATTTATATACATATTTTTTATAAGCTTTTTAATATATAGTTGTACTAGTAACACTATTTTAAAAAAGCCTGACGATTTAATACCAGAAGATAAAATGGTAGATTTATTAACAGATCTATTTTTGGCTGATAATGCAAAAAACACAAAAAATCTTCAGCTAGAACGTCAAGTTAATTACTACCCTTTAGTTTTCGAAAAGTACAATATAGATAGTACACAATTTAAAGAAAGTAATTTTTATTATACCTCTAGAGTAGATGAATATGATGTTCTTTTATTGAAAGTAAATGAACGTTTAAGTGCATTAAACAAGAAATTTGAAGAATTAAAAAGGCAGGAAGATTCTCTAGTAGATGTTGATAAAATTATGAAAAATAAAGTTATTGACTCAATTAATAACATTAAAAAAAGAACTGTTAAGTCTATTAAAGAAGATATAAGAGAAAGGTAA